In one window of Streptomyces sp. NBC_01224 DNA:
- a CDS encoding aminoglycoside phosphotransferase family protein has translation MESVTTRLVRRFGPQVAEWCADTPDLIARLTSQWGLSLGESLPDGASSVTLRCHWPDGTPAVLKISPERALLAEQVGMLGWFAASGRVPAVLAVDEKAGAMVLEEIVPGTPAEDMPAASLPGQWSELLAALHGVAPPPLPTRVLRGRCEEAFARVGRRLSEPAISARMDVTTWDRAIQRCERLLDTEATTVLLHGDLHLGNVLDGGAERGLMAIDPKACVGDPCFDAVDYVVVGAGLEGVETRCARVAAACGLDGDRLHAWSQVIAPFAAIAHLSDGGEKPVIDELLALTR, from the coding sequence GTGGAGAGCGTCACTACGCGGTTGGTACGTCGATTCGGTCCCCAGGTTGCCGAATGGTGCGCTGACACGCCGGATCTCATCGCGCGGCTGACGTCCCAGTGGGGACTTTCGCTCGGTGAGTCCCTCCCGGACGGTGCTTCGTCGGTCACGTTGCGGTGCCATTGGCCCGACGGCACGCCTGCGGTGCTGAAAATCAGTCCGGAGCGGGCCCTTCTGGCCGAGCAGGTCGGAATGCTGGGGTGGTTCGCTGCCTCGGGCCGGGTGCCTGCTGTGCTGGCCGTCGACGAGAAAGCGGGCGCAATGGTGTTGGAGGAGATCGTGCCCGGAACGCCAGCGGAGGACATGCCTGCTGCTTCGCTTCCGGGACAGTGGTCGGAGCTGCTCGCCGCCTTGCACGGGGTCGCTCCGCCTCCGCTGCCGACGCGTGTGCTGCGTGGGCGGTGCGAGGAGGCCTTCGCCCGGGTCGGCAGGCGGCTGTCCGAGCCTGCCATCAGCGCACGGATGGACGTCACCACGTGGGACAGGGCCATCCAGCGGTGCGAGCGGCTGCTGGACACGGAAGCGACAACCGTGTTGCTCCACGGTGACCTGCACCTGGGCAACGTGCTCGACGGCGGTGCGGAGCGAGGTCTCATGGCCATCGATCCGAAAGCCTGTGTCGGTGATCCGTGCTTCGACGCTGTGGACTACGTCGTAGTCGGCGCCGGGCTGGAGGGCGTTGAGACCCGCTGTGCGCGCGTGGCGGCGGCGTGCGGGCTCGATGGCGACCGGCTCCATGCCTGGAGCCAGGTGATCGCGCCGTTTGCGGCCATCGCCCACCTCAGTGACGGTGGCGAGAAACCGGTGATCGATGAACTGCTCGCGTTGACCCGGTGA
- a CDS encoding DUF4232 domain-containing protein: MRKVTSLLPALAALLLLTACGSEQAGTPGAVAPASGTAVTDPPVDGVRITSVTIPSATPTPKSDGFSVHADPLPTGDSGISAAYEVTNNGTEALTYTILFDFTTDTGEVMGNSHETVRSVGPGATERGTVRVGVLAPGASRVTRVKVSRVTKVPAAEAPLASGECPPSGIRLTTDDGDAAMGLRVVGLHLENCGKRDYSLDGYPLLELLDKDLSPVQGVRIVHGSGGISTGTGFDEPARPLVLKPGESALSGLMWRNTTESGAAVNVPYVRVRAEQRADPVTVTPHLDLGTTGKLAVRAWTRPSK; this comes from the coding sequence ATGCGCAAAGTCACTTCCCTTCTTCCGGCCCTCGCCGCACTCCTGCTGCTCACGGCGTGCGGATCCGAACAGGCGGGCACCCCCGGCGCAGTCGCCCCCGCGTCAGGGACCGCCGTCACCGACCCGCCCGTGGACGGCGTCCGGATCACTTCGGTGACCATCCCCTCCGCCACGCCCACCCCCAAATCTGACGGGTTCTCCGTCCACGCCGACCCCCTTCCCACCGGTGACTCCGGGATCTCGGCCGCCTACGAAGTCACCAACAACGGAACCGAGGCGCTGACGTACACGATCCTGTTCGACTTCACCACGGACACCGGCGAAGTCATGGGCAACAGCCACGAGACCGTGCGCTCGGTCGGCCCCGGCGCGACCGAGCGCGGCACGGTCCGGGTGGGGGTGCTGGCCCCCGGAGCGTCCCGGGTGACCCGCGTCAAGGTCTCCCGGGTGACCAAGGTGCCCGCCGCCGAGGCGCCGCTCGCGTCCGGCGAGTGTCCACCCTCCGGCATCCGCCTCACCACCGATGACGGCGACGCCGCGATGGGGCTGCGCGTGGTGGGCTTGCACCTGGAGAACTGCGGGAAGCGCGACTACTCACTTGACGGTTACCCGCTTCTGGAACTGCTGGACAAGGATCTGTCACCCGTCCAAGGCGTCCGGATCGTACATGGAAGCGGTGGCATCAGCACCGGTACCGGATTTGACGAGCCGGCCCGCCCGCTGGTCCTGAAGCCGGGCGAGAGCGCCCTTTCGGGCCTCATGTGGCGCAACACCACCGAGTCCGGCGCCGCCGTCAACGTCCCGTACGTCAGGGTGCGGGCCGAGCAGCGCGCCGATCCGGTGACCGTGACGCCCCACCTCGATCTCGGCACCACCGGCAAGCTGGCCGTCCGTGCCTGGACGCGCCCGTCGAAGTAG
- a CDS encoding carboxymuconolactone decarboxylase family protein yields MALRVPKAELSTEMSENMIKQLGAVAEPVEVVWHNPKVATSNLEFSAKVGAWDAADASLKSFAHMAVAAQVGCGWCLDVGYFQAQNQNLDLAKASQVPRWRDSEVFTPLERDVLEYAEAMTNTPPTVTDELHASLLNRLGAAAMVELTAYIAFVNMATRNNNANGISSQGFSDACEIPLAARPQNSGVASTS; encoded by the coding sequence ATGGCGCTCCGCGTTCCGAAGGCCGAGCTCAGCACCGAGATGAGCGAAAACATGATCAAGCAGCTCGGCGCCGTGGCCGAGCCCGTCGAGGTGGTGTGGCACAACCCCAAGGTCGCCACGTCCAACTTGGAGTTCTCGGCCAAGGTGGGCGCGTGGGACGCGGCCGACGCGAGCCTCAAGTCGTTCGCGCACATGGCCGTCGCGGCACAGGTCGGCTGCGGCTGGTGCCTCGACGTCGGCTACTTCCAGGCGCAGAACCAGAACCTGGACCTGGCCAAGGCGAGCCAGGTGCCCCGCTGGCGGGATTCGGAGGTGTTCACGCCGCTGGAGCGGGACGTCCTCGAGTACGCCGAGGCCATGACGAACACGCCGCCGACCGTCACCGACGAGCTGCACGCGAGCCTGCTCAACCGGCTCGGTGCGGCGGCGATGGTCGAGCTCACCGCGTACATCGCCTTCGTTAACATGGCGACCAGGAACAACAATGCGAACGGGATTTCGTCGCAGGGCTTCTCCGATGCCTGCGAGATTCCACTGGCCGCGCGCCCTCAGAACTCCGGCGTAGCGTCGACGTCATGA
- a CDS encoding integrase core domain-containing protein, with product MIISLLCRAARALLSVPVVLLRRDTAKDAELLVLRHENAVLRRQLAGPVRYEPADRFWLAALSSLIPRCRWSCVFPVTPGTLLAWHRRLIAKKGDYADRCRTGRPPTAAALKKLVLRLAKENPRWGHRRIQGELARLGHPIAPSTVWGFLHAAGIGPAPPRTGPSWREFLTTQAEGITAADFFHVDTITGRRLYALAFLEHGTRRLHITGITVHPTAQWATQQARNLTADLGARVESLRFVLHDRDSKYTDSFDAVFEAEDMNVLISVPQAPRMNARCERAIGTIRREVLDHILIVNEAHAHQVLAEYQGHDNTHRPHR from the coding sequence GTGATCATCTCGCTGCTGTGCCGGGCCGCCCGGGCGTTGCTGTCCGTGCCTGTGGTCCTGCTGCGCCGGGACACGGCCAAGGACGCCGAATTGCTGGTGCTGCGGCACGAGAACGCGGTGCTGCGACGGCAACTCGCCGGTCCGGTCCGCTACGAGCCCGCGGACCGGTTCTGGCTGGCCGCGCTGTCGTCGCTGATACCACGCTGCCGCTGGAGCTGTGTCTTCCCGGTCACGCCGGGGACGCTGCTGGCCTGGCACCGCAGGCTGATCGCCAAGAAGGGGGACTACGCCGACCGATGCCGCACCGGCCGTCCTCCCACGGCCGCCGCGCTCAAGAAGCTGGTTCTGCGTCTGGCAAAGGAGAACCCGCGGTGGGGCCACCGGCGGATCCAGGGTGAGCTGGCCCGGCTGGGGCATCCGATCGCACCGTCCACGGTCTGGGGATTCCTGCACGCGGCCGGCATCGGCCCGGCCCCGCCCCGCACCGGCCCGAGCTGGCGCGAATTCCTCACCACCCAGGCCGAGGGGATCACCGCGGCGGACTTCTTCCACGTCGACACGATCACCGGCAGGCGCCTGTACGCGCTGGCGTTCCTCGAACACGGCACCCGCCGGCTCCACATCACCGGCATCACCGTCCACCCCACCGCGCAGTGGGCGACCCAGCAGGCCCGCAATCTGACTGCCGACCTCGGCGCACGCGTCGAGTCGCTCCGCTTCGTTCTCCACGACCGCGACAGCAAGTACACCGACTCCTTCGACGCCGTCTTCGAGGCCGAAGACATGAACGTGCTGATCAGCGTGCCACAGGCGCCGCGCATGAACGCCCGCTGCGAGCGAGCGATCGGCACGATCCGGCGCGAGGTCCTCGACCACATCCTGATCGTGAACGAAGCCCACGCCCACCAGGTCCTCGCCGAGTACCAGGGGCACGACAACACGCATCGGCCACACCGATGA
- a CDS encoding helix-turn-helix domain-containing protein, with protein sequence MGSQKKRPVRLTAQDREELVRVTTTGVRGASMIMRARVLLALDTSAGEADPKEVIAARLGVSGETLRLVAKRFAETGGDVHATIARKKRDLPPVPSPVTGEVEARLIAMACSQPPQGHARWSLRLLEKHVALVEDIPDLDHSTIGRVLEAVVFPDLRTAFSLVRHRGGDSVGVVACRVVALWEIADAVGCWTAETVRARRSPSGRRAA encoded by the coding sequence GTGGGTTCGCAGAAGAAGCGGCCGGTCAGGTTGACCGCGCAGGATCGCGAGGAGTTGGTCCGGGTGACCACGACAGGTGTTCGTGGGGCCTCGATGATCATGCGTGCGCGGGTGCTGCTTGCGCTGGATACCTCGGCGGGTGAGGCGGATCCCAAGGAGGTGATCGCGGCCCGGCTCGGCGTCTCCGGTGAGACGTTGCGGCTGGTCGCCAAGCGTTTCGCCGAGACCGGTGGCGATGTTCACGCCACGATCGCGCGGAAGAAGCGCGACCTCCCACCGGTGCCCTCGCCGGTGACTGGTGAGGTCGAAGCCCGGCTGATTGCGATGGCGTGCTCACAGCCACCCCAAGGCCATGCCCGGTGGTCACTGCGGCTGCTGGAGAAGCACGTCGCGCTGGTCGAGGACATCCCCGATCTGGACCACTCCACCATCGGGCGGGTCTTAGAAGCTGTTGTCTTTCCGGACTTGAGGACGGCGTTTTCGCTGGTCAGGCATAGGGGTGGTGATTCCGTGGGAGTCGTGGCCTGTCGTGTTGTCGCTCTCTGGGAGATCGCGGATGCCGTCGGTTGTTGGACTGCTGAAACAGTACGAGCTCGCCGCTCGCCGTCGGGTCGACGGGCTGCGTGA
- a CDS encoding RNA polymerase sigma-70 factor, protein MTEDPFVAHRRLLFTVAYEMLGSAADAEDVLQESWLRWADVDHSQVREPRAYLVRTVTRQALNRLRTLSRSREDYVGEWLPEPLLTSPDVAEDIELAESVSIAMLTVLETLGPTERAVFVLREVFEMPYGEIAEAIGKSAATVRQIARRAREHVAARRPRVQVSRTEQQAVVERFLASLRTGQLQELLEVMAPDVVLIADGGGLAAAALAPIHGAELVATVLARANQVVTAFETMTVWLNGAPAGRFEIDGEPTAVSLVVENGRVTRIYLMRNPQKLTRLDELAEITR, encoded by the coding sequence ATGACCGAGGATCCGTTCGTCGCCCATCGCAGGCTGCTGTTCACCGTCGCCTACGAGATGCTCGGGTCGGCGGCCGATGCGGAGGACGTGCTGCAGGAGTCCTGGCTGCGGTGGGCCGACGTCGACCACTCGCAGGTGCGCGAGCCGCGGGCGTACCTCGTCAGGACTGTCACGCGGCAAGCGCTCAACCGCCTGCGAACGCTGTCGCGCAGCCGCGAGGATTACGTGGGCGAGTGGCTGCCGGAACCGCTGCTGACCAGCCCCGATGTTGCCGAGGACATCGAACTCGCGGAGAGCGTCTCGATCGCGATGCTGACCGTCCTCGAAACGCTCGGGCCGACCGAGCGGGCGGTGTTCGTGCTCCGCGAGGTCTTCGAGATGCCGTACGGCGAGATCGCCGAGGCCATCGGGAAGTCCGCGGCCACGGTGCGGCAGATCGCGCGGCGTGCCCGCGAGCACGTGGCGGCCCGGCGGCCGCGGGTGCAGGTGAGCCGGACGGAGCAGCAGGCCGTGGTGGAGCGGTTCCTGGCCTCGTTGCGAACCGGACAGTTGCAGGAGCTGCTGGAGGTTATGGCGCCGGACGTGGTCCTGATCGCCGATGGCGGCGGGCTTGCGGCCGCCGCTCTGGCTCCGATCCACGGCGCCGAGCTGGTGGCGACGGTGCTCGCGCGCGCGAACCAGGTGGTGACCGCGTTCGAGACGATGACCGTGTGGCTCAACGGCGCGCCTGCGGGCCGGTTCGAGATCGACGGCGAGCCGACCGCGGTAAGCCTCGTGGTGGAGAACGGGCGGGTCACCCGGATCTACCTGATGAGAAATCCGCAGAAGCTGACGCGGCTCGATGAACTGGCCGAAATCACCAGGTAA
- a CDS encoding NADP-dependent oxidoreductase: MQAVAVRDRAAGVEGMSLTEVPYPHLAENDVIVRVHAAGFTPGELAWPGTWTDRAGRDRTPSVPGHELSGVVAELGYGTTGLSVGQRVFGLADWTRDGSLAEYTAVEARNLAPLPADVDHAAAAALPISGLTAWQALFDHGRLTAGQTVLVHGVAGGVGSIAVQLAREAGARVIGTGRAGDRDTAVGLGVYAFVDLQTDRLESVGEVDLVLDVIGGEVQERSAALVRAGGTLVTIASPPEVRPRDGRAVFFVVEPDRARLADLVQRLRDGRLKPIVGEVRALAEAPAAFAPGRHARGKTIIRVMDGG; encoded by the coding sequence ATGCAGGCCGTCGCCGTTCGAGACCGCGCCGCCGGTGTCGAGGGAATGTCGCTGACGGAGGTGCCCTACCCCCACCTCGCCGAGAACGACGTCATCGTGCGCGTGCATGCCGCTGGGTTCACCCCGGGGGAACTCGCCTGGCCGGGAACGTGGACGGATCGCGCCGGGCGCGACCGGACGCCGAGCGTGCCTGGACACGAGCTTTCGGGCGTCGTTGCCGAACTCGGGTACGGCACCACCGGTCTCTCGGTGGGCCAGCGGGTGTTCGGGCTGGCCGACTGGACCCGGGACGGCTCGCTGGCCGAGTACACCGCGGTGGAGGCTCGCAATCTGGCCCCGCTTCCGGCGGACGTCGACCACGCGGCGGCCGCCGCACTGCCGATCTCGGGGCTGACCGCCTGGCAGGCCCTGTTCGACCACGGCCGGCTTACCGCGGGACAGACCGTCCTGGTCCACGGGGTCGCGGGCGGTGTGGGGTCGATCGCGGTGCAGCTCGCGCGTGAGGCGGGGGCGCGGGTGATCGGCACGGGCCGGGCCGGCGACCGGGACACTGCTGTCGGGCTGGGCGTGTATGCCTTCGTGGATCTGCAGACCGACAGGCTGGAGAGCGTCGGGGAGGTCGATCTGGTCCTCGACGTGATCGGCGGCGAGGTCCAGGAACGCTCGGCCGCGCTGGTGCGGGCCGGGGGCACGCTGGTCACCATCGCCTCGCCGCCCGAGGTCCGTCCGCGGGACGGCAGGGCCGTCTTCTTCGTCGTCGAGCCCGACCGTGCCCGGCTCGCGGACCTGGTCCAGCGGCTCAGGGACGGACGGCTCAAGCCGATCGTCGGCGAGGTCAGGGCGCTGGCCGAGGCACCCGCCGCGTTCGCCCCCGGCCGCCACGCCCGTGGCAAGACCATCATCCGGGTCATGGACGGCGGATAA
- a CDS encoding IS630 family transposase, with translation MSVGFATPSYQEALPSYPKPAATTRSRLPFDAQPSRPERQQLLKKTELRPHLKKCWTIPPRANAEFAARMEDVLAVYARPYDPARPVVCMDEKPYQLLDHARDPLPARPGHDACQDSEYIRCGTCSIFVWVEPLRGWRRVQALSQRTRIDWAGQVKQLLSVDYPDAEAVVLVMDNLNTHGIASLYEAFEPEEAFALAQRLEIHHTPKHGSWLNIAEIELSALTRQCLDRRIGDLDILNTELSAWQNATNTEQRHVDWQFTTHDARIKLRHLYPKN, from the coding sequence ATCTCGGTTGGCTTCGCAACCCCGAGCTACCAAGAGGCCCTGCCTTCATACCCGAAGCCAGCGGCAACCACCCGATCGAGACTCCCGTTCGACGCACAACCCTCAAGACCGGAACGACAACAGCTTCTTAAAAAAACGGAACTGCGTCCTCACCTGAAGAAGTGCTGGACCATCCCACCACGAGCGAACGCGGAGTTCGCGGCCCGGATGGAAGACGTGCTGGCCGTCTACGCCCGGCCCTATGACCCGGCACGTCCGGTGGTGTGCATGGACGAGAAGCCCTACCAGCTCCTCGACCATGCCCGCGACCCGCTCCCGGCCCGCCCTGGTCACGACGCCTGCCAGGACAGCGAGTACATCCGCTGCGGCACGTGCTCGATCTTCGTGTGGGTCGAACCCCTGCGCGGGTGGCGTCGAGTTCAGGCACTGTCCCAGCGGACCCGGATCGACTGGGCCGGCCAGGTCAAGCAGCTGCTGAGCGTGGATTACCCCGACGCCGAGGCCGTGGTGCTGGTGATGGACAACCTCAACACCCACGGCATCGCCTCACTGTACGAGGCATTCGAACCAGAAGAGGCCTTCGCCCTGGCCCAACGCCTCGAGATCCACCACACGCCCAAACACGGGTCATGGCTCAACATCGCCGAGATCGAACTCTCCGCGCTGACCCGGCAATGTCTCGACCGCCGGATCGGCGACCTCGACATCCTCAACACTGAACTCTCGGCCTGGCAGAACGCCACCAACACCGAACAACGCCACGTGGACTGGCAGTTCACCACCCACGACGCACGCATCAAACTGCGCCACCTCTATCCCAAAAATTAG
- a CDS encoding IS5 family transposase — protein MTDGEWAVVRPLLPVPGWLRGRGGQPEAYCHRVILDAVRYLVDNGIKWRAMPADFPPWDRVYAFFRRWRDHVLVKEFHDRLRSRIREREGRDSEPTAGVIDSQSVKADAVVGSDSRGFDGGKLINGRKRHVVVDTLGLLLGVMVTAADTGDRAAAQVLLEQVADAHHRLALVWADGGYTGSLVEYCLATIALVLAIVKRSDDMRGFVVLPKRWIVERLFAHLMRTRRLVRDFERRTASAEAMVYWSMILLMTRRLARPHPVRV, from the coding sequence ATGACGGACGGGGAGTGGGCCGTGGTCCGGCCGCTGCTACCGGTGCCTGGCTGGCTGCGCGGCCGGGGCGGGCAGCCGGAGGCGTATTGCCACCGGGTGATACTGGACGCGGTCCGCTACCTGGTCGACAACGGCATCAAGTGGCGGGCCATGCCAGCCGACTTCCCGCCGTGGGACCGGGTATACGCGTTCTTCCGCCGCTGGCGCGACCACGTACTGGTCAAGGAATTTCACGACCGGCTGCGATCGAGGATCCGCGAGAGGGAGGGGAGGGACTCGGAGCCGACGGCCGGCGTGATCGACTCGCAGTCCGTCAAGGCGGACGCCGTCGTCGGATCAGACAGCCGCGGCTTCGACGGAGGCAAGCTGATCAATGGGCGCAAGCGGCACGTCGTGGTCGATACCCTCGGTCTGCTGCTGGGGGTGATGGTCACCGCCGCGGACACCGGCGACCGCGCCGCCGCCCAGGTCCTGCTTGAGCAGGTGGCCGACGCGCACCACCGCCTCGCCCTGGTCTGGGCTGATGGCGGCTACACCGGCAGCCTCGTCGAGTACTGCCTGGCCACAATTGCCCTGGTCCTCGCGATCGTCAAGCGCAGCGACGACATGCGTGGCTTCGTGGTGCTGCCCAAGCGGTGGATCGTCGAGCGCCTCTTCGCCCACCTGATGCGAACCCGTCGTCTGGTGCGCGACTTCGAGCGCCGCACCGCCAGTGCCGAGGCGATGGTCTACTGGTCGATGATCCTGCTCATGACGCGCCGCCTGGCCCGGCCACACCCGGTGAGAGTGTGA